Proteins from a single region of Nomia melanderi isolate GNS246 chromosome 9, iyNomMela1, whole genome shotgun sequence:
- the LOC116432492 gene encoding clotting factor B isoform X1: MLSSIVLLELFAIWSLPTGSWCYTENVARYNYPERFGMPITPVSTGTIGFRRLAETEPWRADFARDPRRPMPGILRRDTRGRPGHGRLEETSLSRRDEPDPLIAISETLGALNTVGSYIVDMTRGVENSNYPPNQLPSAIYTISKNILGRNVTDSIAPLVRGVALPLRTSVAADSSPARFPSSNASALSSTLPPLPASTWPTPTSTRTSTRTSTRTSTRTSTRTPTPTPTPTPTSTPIPIASHSAELFANREKESPSSVSSSSGCITADGNAGHCQDLSICPQLLLDLTKLRQSLCFKSLFVPGVCCPLTDKTEIASESIGIIPASGIVVGAHTTPRPPIRPTKLQTPRPIPLFPVASSSTTTTTTIGPVFGPVLSPDAHESSVNEPTVASIENNFIQDDEECGVRNSGKYRVVGGEEALPGRWPWMAAIFLYGSRHTEFWCGGSLIGPRHILTAAHCTRDKRQRPFAARQFTVRLGDIDLERDDEPSAPETYTVKQIHAHPRFSRANFNNDIAVLELTRPVRKSPYVIPICLPHSRYRHQRFAGERPTVVGWGTTYYGGKESTVQRQAVLPVWRNEDCDSAYLQPITGNFLCAGYSQGGKDACQGDSGGPLMLRTDGRWIQIGIVSFGNRCGEPGYPGVYTRVTEYIDWIKSHF; encoded by the exons ATGCTGTCGTCCATCGTCCTTCTGG AACTCTTCGCGATATGGAGTTTGCCAACGGGTTCCTGGTGTTACACCGAAAATGTAGCGCGGTACAATTATC CGGAGAGATTCGGGATGCCGATAACGCCGGTGTCCACGGGAACGATCGGATTCCGAAGATTAGCCGAGACGGAACCGTGGCGCGCGGATTTCGCGCGTGATCCGCGAAGACCGATGCCCGGCATTTTGCGGAGGGACACGCGAGGTCGTCCCGGTCACGGCCGGCTCGAGGAAACCTCCCTCTCGAGACGAGACGAGCCGGATCCGTTGATCGCGATCAGCGAAACTCTGGGCGCCTTGAACACGGTCGGCAGTTACATCGTCGACATGACCAGGGGCGTCGAGAACTCAAACTATCCACCGAACCAGTTACCGTCGGCGATATACACCATCTCTAAAAACATTCTAG GTCGCAACGTGACGGACAGTATAGCGCCATTGGTGCGCGGAGTGGCTCTTCCTCTGCGGACATCGGTCGCCGCGGACTCCTCACCGGCCCGGTTTCCGTCCTCGAACGCGTCCGCCCTGTCGTCCACGTTACCGCCCCTGCCCGCGTCCACCTGGCCGACACCGACGTCGACTCGGACGTCGACTCGGACGTCGACTCGGACGTCGACTCGGACGTCGACTCGGACTCCGACTCCGActccgacgccgacgccgacgtccACGCCGATCCCGATAGCTTCCCATTCCGCGGAACTATTCGCGAACAGGGAAAAGGAATCCCCTTCGTCGGTATCGTCGTCGTCCGGTTGCATCACGGCCGACGGCAACGCCGGACACTGTCAAGACTTGAGCATTTGTCCTCAGCTCTTGCTGGATCTGACGAAACTCAGGCAATCGTTGTGCTTCAAAAGTTTGTTCGTCCCTGGCGTTTGTTGTCCGCTGACCGATAAGACCGAAATCGCCAG CGAGTCGATCGGAATCATTCCGGCGAGTGGAATCGTGGTTGGCGCGCATACCACTCCGCGACCACCGATCAGACCGACCAAGCTGCAGACGCCTCGACCCATTCCGCTGTTTCCCGTCGCTTCGTCGAGcacgacgaccacgacgacgatcGGTCCGGTGTTCGGACCGGTATTGAGTCCCGATGCGCACGAATCGTCGGTAAACGAGCCCACCGTCGCGAGTATCGAGAACAATTTCATCCAGGACGATGAGG AGTGCGGTGTGAGGAACTCGGGTAAGTATCGAGTGGTCGGCGGCGAGGAAGCTCTGCCGGGACGTTGGCCATGGATGGCAGCGATATTCCTGTACGGTTCGAGACACACGGAATTCTGGTGCGGCGGCTCGCTGATCGGACCGCGGCACATTCTAACCGCCGCTCACTGCACGCGCGACAAACGTCAACGACC GTTCGCGGCGAGACAATTCACCGTACGGCTCGGGGATATAGATCTCGAAAGAGACGACGAACCATCCGCACCGGAAACGTACACGGTCAAACAGATCCACGCGCATCCGAGGTTCTCCCGGGCGAACTTCAACAACGACATCGCCGTGCTCGAGTTGACCAGGCCCGTTCGCAAGTCGCCGTACGTGATACCGATTTGCTTGCCGCACTCGCGTTACCGACACCAGCGATTCGCGGGCGAGAGACCCACCGTAGTCGGATGGGGCACTACTTACTACG GTGGCAAGGAGAGCACCGTGCAAAGGCAAGCGGTCCTTCCCGTTTGGAGAAACGAGGACTGCGACTCCGCCTACCTCCAACCGATCACCGGCAACTTTTTGTGCGCCGGATACAGCCAGGGCGGTAAAGACGCCTGCCAAGGCGATTCCGGTGGTCCGCTGATGCTCAGAACCGACGGTCGTTGGATTCAAATCGGCATCGTCTCGTTCGGCAACAGATGCGGAGAACCCGGATATCCTGGCGTTTACACGCGCGTCACCGAATACATCGACTGGATAAAGAGTCATTTCTAG
- the LOC116432492 gene encoding clotting factor B isoform X2: protein MLSSIVLLAERFGMPITPVSTGTIGFRRLAETEPWRADFARDPRRPMPGILRRDTRGRPGHGRLEETSLSRRDEPDPLIAISETLGALNTVGSYIVDMTRGVENSNYPPNQLPSAIYTISKNILGRNVTDSIAPLVRGVALPLRTSVAADSSPARFPSSNASALSSTLPPLPASTWPTPTSTRTSTRTSTRTSTRTSTRTPTPTPTPTPTSTPIPIASHSAELFANREKESPSSVSSSSGCITADGNAGHCQDLSICPQLLLDLTKLRQSLCFKSLFVPGVCCPLTDKTEIASESIGIIPASGIVVGAHTTPRPPIRPTKLQTPRPIPLFPVASSSTTTTTTIGPVFGPVLSPDAHESSVNEPTVASIENNFIQDDEECGVRNSGKYRVVGGEEALPGRWPWMAAIFLYGSRHTEFWCGGSLIGPRHILTAAHCTRDKRQRPFAARQFTVRLGDIDLERDDEPSAPETYTVKQIHAHPRFSRANFNNDIAVLELTRPVRKSPYVIPICLPHSRYRHQRFAGERPTVVGWGTTYYGGKESTVQRQAVLPVWRNEDCDSAYLQPITGNFLCAGYSQGGKDACQGDSGGPLMLRTDGRWIQIGIVSFGNRCGEPGYPGVYTRVTEYIDWIKSHF, encoded by the exons ATGCTGTCGTCCATCGTCCTTCTGG CGGAGAGATTCGGGATGCCGATAACGCCGGTGTCCACGGGAACGATCGGATTCCGAAGATTAGCCGAGACGGAACCGTGGCGCGCGGATTTCGCGCGTGATCCGCGAAGACCGATGCCCGGCATTTTGCGGAGGGACACGCGAGGTCGTCCCGGTCACGGCCGGCTCGAGGAAACCTCCCTCTCGAGACGAGACGAGCCGGATCCGTTGATCGCGATCAGCGAAACTCTGGGCGCCTTGAACACGGTCGGCAGTTACATCGTCGACATGACCAGGGGCGTCGAGAACTCAAACTATCCACCGAACCAGTTACCGTCGGCGATATACACCATCTCTAAAAACATTCTAG GTCGCAACGTGACGGACAGTATAGCGCCATTGGTGCGCGGAGTGGCTCTTCCTCTGCGGACATCGGTCGCCGCGGACTCCTCACCGGCCCGGTTTCCGTCCTCGAACGCGTCCGCCCTGTCGTCCACGTTACCGCCCCTGCCCGCGTCCACCTGGCCGACACCGACGTCGACTCGGACGTCGACTCGGACGTCGACTCGGACGTCGACTCGGACGTCGACTCGGACTCCGACTCCGActccgacgccgacgccgacgtccACGCCGATCCCGATAGCTTCCCATTCCGCGGAACTATTCGCGAACAGGGAAAAGGAATCCCCTTCGTCGGTATCGTCGTCGTCCGGTTGCATCACGGCCGACGGCAACGCCGGACACTGTCAAGACTTGAGCATTTGTCCTCAGCTCTTGCTGGATCTGACGAAACTCAGGCAATCGTTGTGCTTCAAAAGTTTGTTCGTCCCTGGCGTTTGTTGTCCGCTGACCGATAAGACCGAAATCGCCAG CGAGTCGATCGGAATCATTCCGGCGAGTGGAATCGTGGTTGGCGCGCATACCACTCCGCGACCACCGATCAGACCGACCAAGCTGCAGACGCCTCGACCCATTCCGCTGTTTCCCGTCGCTTCGTCGAGcacgacgaccacgacgacgatcGGTCCGGTGTTCGGACCGGTATTGAGTCCCGATGCGCACGAATCGTCGGTAAACGAGCCCACCGTCGCGAGTATCGAGAACAATTTCATCCAGGACGATGAGG AGTGCGGTGTGAGGAACTCGGGTAAGTATCGAGTGGTCGGCGGCGAGGAAGCTCTGCCGGGACGTTGGCCATGGATGGCAGCGATATTCCTGTACGGTTCGAGACACACGGAATTCTGGTGCGGCGGCTCGCTGATCGGACCGCGGCACATTCTAACCGCCGCTCACTGCACGCGCGACAAACGTCAACGACC GTTCGCGGCGAGACAATTCACCGTACGGCTCGGGGATATAGATCTCGAAAGAGACGACGAACCATCCGCACCGGAAACGTACACGGTCAAACAGATCCACGCGCATCCGAGGTTCTCCCGGGCGAACTTCAACAACGACATCGCCGTGCTCGAGTTGACCAGGCCCGTTCGCAAGTCGCCGTACGTGATACCGATTTGCTTGCCGCACTCGCGTTACCGACACCAGCGATTCGCGGGCGAGAGACCCACCGTAGTCGGATGGGGCACTACTTACTACG GTGGCAAGGAGAGCACCGTGCAAAGGCAAGCGGTCCTTCCCGTTTGGAGAAACGAGGACTGCGACTCCGCCTACCTCCAACCGATCACCGGCAACTTTTTGTGCGCCGGATACAGCCAGGGCGGTAAAGACGCCTGCCAAGGCGATTCCGGTGGTCCGCTGATGCTCAGAACCGACGGTCGTTGGATTCAAATCGGCATCGTCTCGTTCGGCAACAGATGCGGAGAACCCGGATATCCTGGCGTTTACACGCGCGTCACCGAATACATCGACTGGATAAAGAGTCATTTCTAG
- the LOC116432493 gene encoding coiled-coil domain-containing protein 149 isoform X1, protein MAYETNEKSVNVTVVEDHGNLTSKEILEKRLQMKSEKVESLSRELRQCRSQGDQFKSMAEQMQEKFVQLQTQINSAQDSNGCYNLENHFKTLDLLMEAREQNKCLRLQVSTLRQKLEDSGTDVKTLHKSTAQSCVKQQGPECTPAVHQREEMIEQLERLNVKCTQLQTDLQMVLDEKHELEMERDAFKCKAHRLNHELSKALNASKPVDLDALINENRYLQERLQQLLEEKELTRQSLSKYKSMLDSKRVKGSVKLGANTTAGTIMTHKQVEQLLHHDSHVPVQKSAAAMSDLRCLCVALLEALNDKTLALAHQKKANKILALRICELDNTIESPSTKLLEGYTGANVDARCEKDVAELVEKTECSIEEEKAVHSIEETDKNDGARVSSSESQVMQQLHSIQMSLPKNLRVLVQKAINNLKESDRGKV, encoded by the exons ATGGCTTATGAAACGAACGAGAAAAGTGTGAATGTCACAGTGGTAGAAGACCATGGCAATCTTACGTCGAAA GAAATACTGGAGAAACGATTGCAAATGAAATCGGAGAAGGTTGAGTCTTTAAGCAGAGAATTACGTCAATGTAGATCGCAAGGAGATCAGTTCAAGTCAATGGCGGAACAAATGCAAGAAAAGTTTGTACAGTTGCAAACGCAGATAAACAGTGCACAAGATTCTAATGG gTGTTACAACTTGGAGAATCACTTTAAGACTTTGGATCTACTAATGGAAGCTCGGGAACAAAATAAATGTCTTAGATTGCAAGTGTCGACTTTAAGACAAAAATTGGAGGATAGTGGAACAGATGTGAAGACATTGCATAAGAGTACCGCGCAAAGTTGCGTGAAACAGCAAGGTCCCGAATGCACTCCTGCTGTTCATCAAAGGGAAGAAATGATAGAGCAGTTGGAAAGATTGAACGTTAAG TGTACTCAGTTGCAGACGGATTTACAAATGGTTTTAGACGAGAAACACGAATTGGAGATGGAGAGGGATGCTTTTAAATGCAAAGCTCACAGATTAAATCATGAACTGTCGAAAGCGTTAAATGCCTCCAAACCGGTGGATCTAGATGCTCTTATCAATGAGAATAG ataTCTTCAGGAAAGATTACAACAGTTACTAGAGGAGAAGGAACTTACGAGGCAATCACTTTCAAAGTACAAA AGCATGCTGGATAGTAAACGGGTGAAAGGATCTGTGAAATTGGGAGCTAATACAACTGCCGGTACAATTATGACGCATAAACAAG TGGAACAGTTGCTCCATCATGATTCTCACGTGCCGGTTCAGAAATCTGCAGCAGCCATGTCCGATTTACGATGTCTGTGTGTAGCTCTGTTGGAAGCGTTGAACGATAAAACGTTAGCTTTGGCGCATCAAAAGAAAGCAAACAA AATATTAGCATTGAGAATATGCGAATTGGACAACACGATAGAATCACCGTCAACGAAATTGTTGGAAGGATACACGGGTGCAAACGTTGACGCGAGAT GTGAAAAGGATGTAGCGGAGCTAGTGGAGAAAACGGAATGTAGCATAGAAGAGGAAAAAGCGGTGCACAGTATCGAAGAAACGGACAAGAACGATGGCGCACGAGTCTCTTCGTCGGAAAGTCAAGTAATGCAACAATTGCATTCGATACAGATGAGCCTTCCGAAAAATTTGAGAGTTTTAGTTCAGAAggcgataaacaatttaaaggaGAGTGATAGAGGGAAAGTGTAA
- the LOC116432493 gene encoding coiled-coil domain-containing protein 149 isoform X2, with protein MKSEKVESLSRELRQCRSQGDQFKSMAEQMQEKFVQLQTQINSAQDSNGCYNLENHFKTLDLLMEAREQNKCLRLQVSTLRQKLEDSGTDVKTLHKSTAQSCVKQQGPECTPAVHQREEMIEQLERLNVKCTQLQTDLQMVLDEKHELEMERDAFKCKAHRLNHELSKALNASKPVDLDALINENRYLQERLQQLLEEKELTRQSLSKYKSMLDSKRVKGSVKLGANTTAGTIMTHKQVEQLLHHDSHVPVQKSAAAMSDLRCLCVALLEALNDKTLALAHQKKANKILALRICELDNTIESPSTKLLEGYTGANVDARCEKDVAELVEKTECSIEEEKAVHSIEETDKNDGARVSSSESQVMQQLHSIQMSLPKNLRVLVQKAINNLKESDRGKV; from the exons ATGAAATCGGAGAAGGTTGAGTCTTTAAGCAGAGAATTACGTCAATGTAGATCGCAAGGAGATCAGTTCAAGTCAATGGCGGAACAAATGCAAGAAAAGTTTGTACAGTTGCAAACGCAGATAAACAGTGCACAAGATTCTAATGG gTGTTACAACTTGGAGAATCACTTTAAGACTTTGGATCTACTAATGGAAGCTCGGGAACAAAATAAATGTCTTAGATTGCAAGTGTCGACTTTAAGACAAAAATTGGAGGATAGTGGAACAGATGTGAAGACATTGCATAAGAGTACCGCGCAAAGTTGCGTGAAACAGCAAGGTCCCGAATGCACTCCTGCTGTTCATCAAAGGGAAGAAATGATAGAGCAGTTGGAAAGATTGAACGTTAAG TGTACTCAGTTGCAGACGGATTTACAAATGGTTTTAGACGAGAAACACGAATTGGAGATGGAGAGGGATGCTTTTAAATGCAAAGCTCACAGATTAAATCATGAACTGTCGAAAGCGTTAAATGCCTCCAAACCGGTGGATCTAGATGCTCTTATCAATGAGAATAG ataTCTTCAGGAAAGATTACAACAGTTACTAGAGGAGAAGGAACTTACGAGGCAATCACTTTCAAAGTACAAA AGCATGCTGGATAGTAAACGGGTGAAAGGATCTGTGAAATTGGGAGCTAATACAACTGCCGGTACAATTATGACGCATAAACAAG TGGAACAGTTGCTCCATCATGATTCTCACGTGCCGGTTCAGAAATCTGCAGCAGCCATGTCCGATTTACGATGTCTGTGTGTAGCTCTGTTGGAAGCGTTGAACGATAAAACGTTAGCTTTGGCGCATCAAAAGAAAGCAAACAA AATATTAGCATTGAGAATATGCGAATTGGACAACACGATAGAATCACCGTCAACGAAATTGTTGGAAGGATACACGGGTGCAAACGTTGACGCGAGAT GTGAAAAGGATGTAGCGGAGCTAGTGGAGAAAACGGAATGTAGCATAGAAGAGGAAAAAGCGGTGCACAGTATCGAAGAAACGGACAAGAACGATGGCGCACGAGTCTCTTCGTCGGAAAGTCAAGTAATGCAACAATTGCATTCGATACAGATGAGCCTTCCGAAAAATTTGAGAGTTTTAGTTCAGAAggcgataaacaatttaaaggaGAGTGATAGAGGGAAAGTGTAA
- the LOC116432493 gene encoding coiled-coil domain-containing protein 149 isoform X3 — MAYETNEKSVNVTVVEDHGNLTSKEILEKRLQMKSEKVESLSRELRQCRSQGDQFKSMAEQMQEKFVQLQTQINSAQDSNGCYNLENHFKTLDLLMEAREQNKCLRLQVSTLRQKLEDSGTDVKTLHKSTAQSCVKQQGPECTPAVHQREEMIEQLERLNVKCTQLQTDLQMVLDEKHELEMERDAFKCKAHRLNHELSKALNASKPVDLDALINENRYLQERLQQLLEEKELTRQSLSKYKSMLDSKRVKGSVKLGANTTAGTIMTHKQVEQLLHHDSHVPVQKSAAAMSDLRCLCVALLEALNDKTLALAHQKKANKSNISIENMRIGQHDRITVNEIVGRIHGCKR; from the exons ATGGCTTATGAAACGAACGAGAAAAGTGTGAATGTCACAGTGGTAGAAGACCATGGCAATCTTACGTCGAAA GAAATACTGGAGAAACGATTGCAAATGAAATCGGAGAAGGTTGAGTCTTTAAGCAGAGAATTACGTCAATGTAGATCGCAAGGAGATCAGTTCAAGTCAATGGCGGAACAAATGCAAGAAAAGTTTGTACAGTTGCAAACGCAGATAAACAGTGCACAAGATTCTAATGG gTGTTACAACTTGGAGAATCACTTTAAGACTTTGGATCTACTAATGGAAGCTCGGGAACAAAATAAATGTCTTAGATTGCAAGTGTCGACTTTAAGACAAAAATTGGAGGATAGTGGAACAGATGTGAAGACATTGCATAAGAGTACCGCGCAAAGTTGCGTGAAACAGCAAGGTCCCGAATGCACTCCTGCTGTTCATCAAAGGGAAGAAATGATAGAGCAGTTGGAAAGATTGAACGTTAAG TGTACTCAGTTGCAGACGGATTTACAAATGGTTTTAGACGAGAAACACGAATTGGAGATGGAGAGGGATGCTTTTAAATGCAAAGCTCACAGATTAAATCATGAACTGTCGAAAGCGTTAAATGCCTCCAAACCGGTGGATCTAGATGCTCTTATCAATGAGAATAG ataTCTTCAGGAAAGATTACAACAGTTACTAGAGGAGAAGGAACTTACGAGGCAATCACTTTCAAAGTACAAA AGCATGCTGGATAGTAAACGGGTGAAAGGATCTGTGAAATTGGGAGCTAATACAACTGCCGGTACAATTATGACGCATAAACAAG TGGAACAGTTGCTCCATCATGATTCTCACGTGCCGGTTCAGAAATCTGCAGCAGCCATGTCCGATTTACGATGTCTGTGTGTAGCTCTGTTGGAAGCGTTGAACGATAAAACGTTAGCTTTGGCGCATCAAAAGAAAGCAAACAAGTCG AATATTAGCATTGAGAATATGCGAATTGGACAACACGATAGAATCACCGTCAACGAAATTGTTGGAAGGATACACGGGTGCAAACGTTGA
- the eIF2Balpha gene encoding eukaryotic translation initiation factor 2B subunit alpha: MKLIPNIILSQIKQRTVCISNKRITIMENEEICQYFNSIIKNEKDVSAGMAAIRTLLKVLEYSKSETVQELRYCLQNAIDAMRSTDNPVTAIASGSELFLRFITLATLDTPSFAECKGIMLHRGKMFYEKLVAARGKVAKVAAHFITDGSKILTHSKSRVVLQAMKEAAASNKIFEVYVTCSSPDNSGQEMCRNLTKLGVSCTLILDSAMGYVMEQVDMVMVGAEGVAESGGVINKVGTYTMAMCAKEVKKPFYVLTESFKFSRIYPLNQVDLPDEFKYTASTLKKNLQKEHPLVDYTPPHYINLLFTDLGILTPSAVSDELIKLYL; encoded by the exons ATGAAACTGATACCTAACATAA tacTATCTCAAATAAAGCAAAGGACAGTGTGtatttctaataaaagaatTACCATCATGGAAAATGAAG AAATATGTCAATACTTCAATAGCATCATTAAGAATGAGAAAGACGTTTCTGCTGGAATGGCTGCTATACGCACATTACTGAAAGTTTTGGAATATTCAAAGT CAGAGACAGTTCAAGAACTTAGGTATTGCTTGCAAAATGCTATAGATGCAATGAGATCCACGGATAATCCTGTTACTGCCATTGCATCTGGTAGTGAAttgtttcttcgttttataaCCTTGGCAACATTAGATACACCG TCATTTGCAGAATGCAAGGGTATCATGCTTCACAGGGGAAAgatgttttatgaaaaattagtaGCAGCTAGAGGAAAAGTGGCAAAAGTAGCAGCACATTTTATTACAGATGGTTCT aaaatattgacaCATTCAAAATCTAGAGTTGTATTACAAGCAATGAAAGAAGCTGCTGccagtaataaaatatttgaagtataCGTAACATGTTCGTCTCCGGACAATAGCGG CCAGGAAATGTGTCGCAACTTGACCAAATTAGGTGTATCGTGTACACTTATATTAGATTCTGCAATGGGATACGTTATGGAACAAGTCGATATGGTTATGGTAGGAGCAGAAGGTGTAGCAGAGAGTGGTGGTGTTATTAATAAG GTTGGCACATATACAATGGCAATGTGTGCCAAAGAAGTGAAAAAACCTTTTTACGTACTTACAGAAAGctttaaattttcaagaatttaCCCATTAAATCAAGTTGACCTGCCAGATGAGTTTAAG TATACAGCAAGcacattaaagaaaaatttacagaAGGAACATCCGTTAGTCGATTACACTCCGCCCCATTATATCAATTTATTGTTCACTGATTTAGGTATTTTAACCCCGTCCGCCGTTAGCGATGAactcataaaattatatttgtga